One Tistrella mobilis DNA segment encodes these proteins:
- the tmk gene encoding dTMP kinase, which produces MARGRFITLEGGEGGGKSTQLRRLARHLRGQGIDVVETREPGGAAGAEAIRPLLTQGDVARWDVLSETLLLAAARRNHVEQTIRPALDAGRWVISDRFIDSTRAYQGGARGLDPAVIATLEGWVLDGLMPDLTVILDLPPETGLARAGRRIETAAPAAPGAGEDRFERMGIDFHQALRQAFLAIAAAEPARCAVVDATADIDAVEIAIREVVAGRLAPGRDAGL; this is translated from the coding sequence ATGGCGCGCGGCCGCTTCATTACCCTGGAAGGCGGGGAGGGGGGTGGCAAGTCCACCCAGCTTCGCCGTCTGGCGCGGCATCTGCGCGGGCAGGGGATCGATGTGGTCGAGACCCGCGAACCGGGAGGGGCGGCCGGCGCCGAAGCGATCCGTCCGCTGCTGACCCAGGGGGATGTCGCCCGCTGGGACGTGCTGTCGGAAACCCTGCTGCTCGCGGCCGCCCGGCGCAATCATGTCGAGCAGACCATCCGCCCGGCGCTCGATGCCGGGCGCTGGGTGATTTCCGACCGCTTCATCGACAGCACCCGCGCCTATCAGGGCGGCGCCCGCGGGCTGGACCCCGCCGTCATCGCGACGCTTGAAGGCTGGGTGCTGGACGGGCTGATGCCGGATCTGACCGTGATCCTGGATCTTCCGCCCGAAACCGGCCTGGCCCGCGCCGGGCGGCGGATCGAAACCGCGGCGCCTGCGGCGCCCGGCGCCGGCGAAGACCGGTTCGAGCGCATGGGGATCGATTTCCATCAGGCGCTGCGACAGGCCTTTCTGGCCATCGCTGCAGCAGAGCCCGCAAGATGCGCGGTCGTGGATGCCACCGCCGATATCGACGCGGTCGAGATCGCCATCCGCGAGGTGGTAGCCGGCCGCCTGGCCCCCGGCCGGGACGCGGGCCTATGA
- a CDS encoding D-alanyl-D-alanine carboxypeptidase family protein, with the protein MTVIAQSLRNGTTFPRRRRDIRGVTARMSAGIALLASVLASGTALAAAPHFESAAKQAILLDDTTGAVLYAKNADERMAPSSMSKLMTAYILFERIKEGRVSMDDAFPVSERAWRMGGSKMFVEVNTRVKVQDLIQGIIVQSGNDACVVVAEGLAGSEEAFARLMNEKARELGMTGSHFMNASGWPDPEHYMTARDLSTLARRIIDDFPEFYKFYSETEYTYNGIKQGNRNPLLYKDIGVDGMKTGHTEAGGYGLTASMKQGDRRLIMVVNGLGNVNERSNEGERLLSWGMREFENRKLFSAGEVVESAEVWLGDQGTVPLVPARDLVVTLPVADRDNLAAKVVYEGPIQAPIAQGQEIAKLVVDVPGVEPLSVPLVAGQNVAEAGPVGRILAAISHFVSGAAGGGEPQTQQ; encoded by the coding sequence ATGACGGTGATCGCACAGAGCTTGCGCAACGGCACGACGTTCCCCCGCCGCCGGCGCGACATCCGCGGCGTCACGGCACGGATGAGCGCCGGTATCGCCCTGCTGGCGTCGGTGCTGGCTTCCGGGACGGCGCTTGCCGCCGCCCCCCATTTCGAAAGCGCCGCCAAGCAGGCCATCCTGCTCGACGACACCACCGGTGCCGTGCTCTACGCCAAGAACGCCGACGAGCGCATGGCGCCGTCGTCGATGAGCAAGCTGATGACCGCCTACATCCTGTTCGAGCGCATCAAGGAAGGCCGTGTGTCGATGGACGACGCCTTCCCGGTCAGCGAACGCGCCTGGCGGATGGGCGGCTCCAAGATGTTCGTAGAGGTGAACACCCGGGTGAAGGTTCAGGACCTGATCCAGGGCATCATCGTCCAGTCCGGTAACGACGCCTGCGTCGTGGTGGCCGAAGGTCTGGCCGGCAGCGAAGAGGCCTTCGCACGGCTGATGAACGAAAAGGCCCGCGAGCTGGGCATGACCGGCAGCCACTTCATGAATGCCTCGGGCTGGCCCGATCCCGAGCATTATATGACGGCCCGCGACCTCTCGACGCTCGCCCGGCGGATCATCGACGACTTCCCCGAGTTCTATAAATTCTATTCCGAGACCGAATACACTTATAACGGCATCAAACAGGGCAACCGCAACCCGCTGCTTTACAAGGATATCGGCGTCGACGGCATGAAGACCGGCCACACCGAAGCCGGCGGCTACGGTCTGACCGCGTCGATGAAGCAGGGTGACCGGCGGCTGATCATGGTCGTGAACGGCCTCGGCAACGTCAACGAACGCTCCAACGAGGGCGAGCGGCTGCTGTCCTGGGGCATGCGCGAATTCGAGAACCGCAAGCTGTTCTCCGCCGGCGAGGTGGTGGAGAGCGCCGAGGTCTGGCTGGGCGATCAGGGCACCGTGCCGCTGGTACCAGCGCGGGATCTGGTCGTCACCCTGCCGGTGGCCGATCGCGACAATCTGGCTGCCAAGGTGGTCTATGAGGGTCCGATCCAGGCACCGATCGCCCAGGGTCAGGAGATCGCGAAGCTGGTGGTCGACGTGCCCGGCGTCGAGCCGCTTTCGGTGCCGCTGGTCGCCGGCCAGAACGTGGCCGAGGCCGGGCCGGTCGGCCGGATTCTGGCTGCGATCTCGCACTTCGTCTCGGGCGCTGCCGGCGGCGGCGAACCCCAGACCCAGCAGTGA
- a CDS encoding septal ring lytic transglycosylase RlpA family protein: protein MAPPVDGRAARASRRTLMLTGVALAALALAACAGRPTQPTSSAPAVGQGTTPSSSSAARPNQKIGKPYQVMGRWYYPADEPGYREEGVASWYGPTFHGKYTANGEVYDQNALTAAHTTLPLPSIVRVTNLENGRVLIVRVNDRGPFVGDRVIDLSKRSAQLLGVIQKGTARVRLENVTEEYGLDYLPEADGVMLASLGAEATASPPATSPRGPVVATASIVEEQVEAVPAGEVFATPVPPPAGTRTAPGSDRTYVQVGAFREPENARALENRLLDYGHTVIAPADVDGQRFYRVRIGPFKASRDAEKVVARLSRDGYGRGSIVTD from the coding sequence ATGGCTCCACCCGTCGACGGCCGCGCCGCCCGCGCTTCCCGCCGCACGCTGATGCTCACGGGCGTGGCCCTTGCCGCGCTGGCGCTGGCCGCCTGCGCGGGGCGGCCGACCCAGCCGACATCGTCCGCCCCGGCCGTGGGGCAGGGCACGACGCCGTCCTCAAGCTCGGCCGCACGGCCGAACCAGAAGATCGGCAAGCCCTATCAGGTGATGGGCCGCTGGTATTATCCGGCCGACGAGCCGGGCTACAGGGAAGAAGGGGTCGCGTCCTGGTACGGGCCGACCTTCCACGGCAAGTACACGGCCAATGGCGAGGTCTATGACCAGAACGCGCTGACGGCCGCCCACACCACCCTGCCGCTGCCGTCGATCGTGCGGGTCACCAACCTCGAAAACGGCCGGGTGCTGATCGTGCGCGTCAACGACCGCGGCCCCTTCGTGGGTGACCGGGTCATCGATCTGTCTAAACGCTCGGCCCAGCTGCTGGGGGTGATCCAGAAGGGCACGGCCAGGGTGCGGCTTGAAAACGTCACCGAGGAATATGGACTCGACTATCTGCCCGAGGCGGATGGCGTGATGCTGGCATCGCTCGGCGCCGAGGCGACTGCATCCCCGCCCGCCACCTCGCCACGCGGGCCCGTGGTCGCCACTGCGAGCATCGTGGAAGAACAGGTCGAGGCCGTGCCGGCAGGAGAGGTCTTCGCGACCCCGGTGCCGCCGCCCGCCGGTACCCGCACGGCCCCCGGATCGGACCGCACCTATGTCCAGGTCGGCGCCTTCCGCGAGCCCGAGAACGCGCGCGCGCTGGAAAACCGGCTGCTCGACTACGGCCACACGGTGATCGCACCGGCCGATGTCGACGGCCAGCGCTTCTATCGGGTCCGGATCGGCCCGTTCAAGGCCTCACGCGACGCGGAAAAGGTGGTGGCGCGGCTGAGCCGCGACGGCTACGGTCGCGGCTCGATCGTCACGGACTGA
- a CDS encoding lytic murein transglycosylase has product MIRDTGLPTTDHRPAIRPERRVARLMAATGLAMVLAACGGGRGAEEAVASVQPQAVAPQPPAQPAAPVPVSLAHARTVSPADPAFDAWVQGVKKEARAQGISEGILDAAFRDVTPIPRVVELDRSQPESTITFEQYMTRVVPQRRIDQGRRLRAEFQADLADVEARFGVPSEVVVALWGVETDYGRVTGTYPVIASLATLAYEGRRAKFFRGELLHALKILDEGHISPAEMRGSWAGAMGQSQFMPSSFVSYAVDGDGDGRKDIWNTRKDVFASAANYLSRRGWNPDFGWGGPVELPKGFDRSRIGLDGESRTAAAWAAAGVTGKDGAALPVTGNVPAKIVLPGGRNGPAYLATENYEVILRWNRSQYFATAVGTLADRIAGR; this is encoded by the coding sequence ATGATCCGCGACACCGGCCTTCCCACGACCGACCACCGCCCCGCGATCCGTCCGGAAAGGCGGGTGGCACGGCTGATGGCCGCGACCGGCCTGGCCATGGTGCTGGCCGCCTGCGGCGGCGGACGTGGCGCGGAAGAGGCGGTCGCCTCGGTCCAGCCCCAGGCAGTGGCACCGCAGCCGCCAGCCCAGCCCGCCGCCCCGGTGCCGGTCTCGCTGGCCCATGCCCGCACCGTCAGCCCGGCCGACCCGGCCTTCGATGCCTGGGTTCAGGGGGTGAAGAAGGAAGCGCGCGCCCAGGGGATTTCGGAAGGCATTCTGGATGCCGCCTTCCGCGACGTCACCCCGATTCCGCGGGTGGTGGAACTCGACCGCTCGCAGCCGGAATCGACCATCACCTTCGAGCAGTACATGACCCGGGTGGTACCGCAGCGGCGCATCGATCAGGGCCGGCGCCTGCGTGCCGAGTTCCAGGCCGATCTGGCCGATGTCGAGGCGCGGTTCGGCGTGCCGTCCGAAGTGGTGGTGGCGCTCTGGGGCGTCGAGACCGATTACGGCCGGGTGACCGGGACCTATCCGGTCATCGCCTCGCTGGCGACGCTCGCCTATGAGGGGCGGCGGGCCAAGTTCTTCCGCGGCGAGCTGCTGCACGCACTCAAGATCCTGGACGAGGGCCATATCTCGCCCGCCGAGATGCGCGGATCCTGGGCCGGCGCGATGGGCCAGAGCCAGTTCATGCCGTCGAGCTTCGTGTCCTATGCCGTCGATGGCGACGGCGATGGCCGCAAGGACATCTGGAACACTCGCAAGGACGTCTTCGCCTCGGCCGCCAACTATCTGTCGCGACGCGGCTGGAACCCGGATTTCGGCTGGGGCGGGCCGGTGGAACTGCCCAAGGGCTTCGATCGCAGCCGCATCGGCCTCGACGGCGAGAGCCGGACGGCAGCCGCCTGGGCGGCGGCCGGCGTCACGGGCAAGGACGGGGCCGCCCTGCCGGTCACCGGCAATGTGCCGGCGAAGATCGTGCTGCCCGGCGGCCGCAACGGCCCGGCCTATCTCGCGACCGAGAATTACGAGGTCATCCTGCGCTGGAACCGCTCGCAGTACTTCGCGACCGCGGTGGGCACCCTTGCCGACCGGATTGCCGGCCGTTAA